A stretch of Miscanthus floridulus cultivar M001 chromosome 13, ASM1932011v1, whole genome shotgun sequence DNA encodes these proteins:
- the LOC136502049 gene encoding uncharacterized protein: protein MVEQGFAKWFRCHIENKRKENPESVSEGLWALSCGPDLRVKTCAACKVNGVRYSTVDRENFLLTQNSGVMTEGSHDGNNIDFYGVLKEVIELQYNSNLQVRRTVVLFRCDWFKQEGKTIGLRDDGHFKSINVQSLWYKTDPFILATQSKKIFYLQDTSLGKDWRVVQKFEHRNIYDVTEKDEASHDVHQDDYCSDTEHVVQAGADNEVTHNIQGGEASIIEGNLQDLISSKKQPIIHEDSEDEEEDEIVLQYCSDGGNDNNDDMSLDDEDDDF from the exons ATGGTTGAACAAGGATTTGCAAAGTGGTTTAGGTGCCAT ATTGAGAACAAACGCAAGGAGAATCCAGAATCGGTTAGCGAAGGGTTGTGGGCACTGTCATGTGGCCCAGATCTGCGAGTTAAGACTTGTGCAGCTTGCAAGGTTAATGGAGTGCGGTATAGCACTGTGGATCGTGAGAATTTCCTTCTGACACAAAATAGTGGTGTAATGACTGAAGGTTCACATGATGGGAACAACATAGATTTTTATGGAGTCCTTAAAGAGGTAATTGAGTTGCAATATAACTCAAATCTTCAAGTCCGTCGGACGGTGGTTCTATTTCGATGCGATTGGTTCAAGCAAGAAGGCAAGACGATAGGCCTTCGAGATGACGGACATTTCAAATCCATCAATGTGCAGTCATTATGGTACAAGACTGATCCTTTCATCTTAGCAACTCAATCGAAAAAGATATTTTACCTACAAGACACATCTTTAGGTAAAGATTGGAGAGTTGTGCAGAAATTTGAACATAGGAATATTTATGATGTCACTGAAAAAGATGAGGCCAGTCATGATGTGCATCAGGATGATTATTGTTCTGATACTGAACATGTAGTGCAAGCAGGGGCTGATAATGAGGTTACGCACAATATTCAAGGTGGAGAAGCCAGTATAATTGAAGGAAATTTACAAGACCTTATAAGCAGCAAGAAGCAACCTATTATTCATGAAGAtagtgaggatgaggaggaagatgagataGTACTGCAGTACTGTAGTGATGGTGGCAATGATAACAATGATGACATGTCCCtagacgatgaagatgatgatttcTAG